One Halocalculus aciditolerans DNA segment encodes these proteins:
- a CDS encoding NuoI/complex I 23 kDa subunit family protein, which produces MIGVLKSMATTMKHALDGQTFTVDYPDEAPDVSPRFRGIHKFSQERCIWCRQCEKVCPNDTIHIVTDDKRQGEQYNLHVGQCIYCRLCEEVCPVDAILLTENFEFTGDTKHELAYNKEMLRNVPWYKDVDPLAAREPDRGAWVGEGDGEVDYQ; this is translated from the coding sequence ATGATCGGAGTTCTGAAATCGATGGCGACGACGATGAAGCACGCGCTCGACGGGCAGACCTTCACGGTCGACTACCCCGACGAAGCGCCGGACGTCAGCCCGCGCTTCCGCGGCATCCACAAGTTCAGCCAGGAACGCTGTATCTGGTGCCGCCAGTGCGAGAAGGTCTGTCCGAACGACACGATCCACATCGTCACCGACGACAAGCGACAGGGCGAACAGTACAACCTCCACGTCGGCCAGTGCATCTACTGCCGGCTCTGCGAGGAGGTCTGCCCGGTGGACGCGATTCTCCTCACGGAGAACTTCGAGTTCACGGGCGACACGAAGCACGAGCTCGCCTACAACAAGGAGATGCTGCGGAACGTCCCGTGGTACAAGGACGTCGACCCGCTCGCGGCGCGCGAACCCGACCGCGGGGCGTGGGTCGGCGAGGGCGACGGCGAGGTGGACTACCAATGA
- a CDS encoding NADH-quinone oxidoreductase subunit J, producing the protein MIAETAAFAVFALVTLVGSLGVVLARDVWHSALFLGVTLLSVAVHFVMLQAEFLAAMQVLVYVGGVLILIAFAVMFTQGERGVAA; encoded by the coding sequence ATGATCGCGGAGACCGCGGCGTTCGCGGTGTTCGCGCTGGTGACGCTCGTCGGGAGTCTCGGCGTCGTGCTCGCGCGCGACGTCTGGCACTCGGCGCTCTTCCTCGGCGTCACGCTGCTCTCCGTCGCCGTGCACTTCGTGATGCTACAGGCGGAGTTCCTCGCGGCGATGCAGGTGCTCGTCTACGTCGGTGGCGTCCTCATCCTCATCGCGTTCGCCGTGATGTTCACGCAGGGCGAACGGGGGGTGGCGGCGTGA
- a CDS encoding NADH-quinone oxidoreductase subunit F — protein sequence MTKRPRFADDVHWAPGLVAVALFAVFAAVFLTQGFAPAAGFSPDVALTESIGYLLFDMPGQAAVDGTGFLAAFEMIDFFLVGALVAAVLLARRESDGAPLEKSGGER from the coding sequence GTGACGAAACGACCGCGCTTCGCGGACGACGTCCACTGGGCCCCCGGCCTCGTGGCCGTCGCGCTCTTCGCCGTGTTCGCCGCCGTCTTCCTCACGCAGGGCTTCGCGCCCGCCGCGGGCTTCTCCCCGGACGTGGCGCTCACGGAGAGCATCGGCTACCTGCTCTTCGACATGCCCGGGCAGGCGGCCGTCGACGGCACCGGCTTCCTCGCCGCCTTCGAGATGATCGACTTCTTCCTGGTCGGCGCGCTCGTCGCCGCCGTCCTGCTCGCGCGCCGCGAATCCGACGGCGCGCCGCTCGAGAAGAGCGGAGGTGAGCGGTGA
- the nuoK gene encoding NADH-quinone oxidoreductase subunit NuoK has protein sequence MVPVEYYLVLSAAVFCVGVFGALARRNTLVFLMSVELMLNAANLNFAAFSAQWGNLIGQTFGLFTLALAAGEVAVGLGIVLVLYRNFGTTDFSVPEGMKW, from the coding sequence ATGGTGCCGGTCGAATACTACCTCGTGCTGTCCGCCGCCGTCTTCTGCGTCGGCGTCTTCGGCGCGCTCGCGCGCCGGAACACGCTCGTCTTCCTGATGAGCGTCGAACTCATGTTGAACGCGGCGAACCTCAACTTCGCCGCGTTCTCCGCACAGTGGGGGAACCTCATCGGCCAGACCTTCGGCCTCTTCACGCTCGCGCTCGCCGCGGGGGAAGTGGCTGTCGGTCTCGGCATCGTCCTCGTCCTCTACCGGAACTTCGGGACGACGGACTTCTCCGTTCCAGAGGGGATGAAGTGGTAA
- the nuoL gene encoding NADH-quinone oxidoreductase subunit L, whose amino-acid sequence MSELANLATAVPLLPFVAFLIALLAGHYLPRVLPKQGAVPGVIATAGSLLLSAWLALSVAGGEVINETVWTWVAPTGETYGLSFGVLVDPLSALMAVIVSTVALLVFVFSLGYMNDEGEPGLPRYYAGLALFSASMLAFTLSTTLVQAFVFFELVGFCSWWLIGHWFREPGPASAAKKAFLVTRFGDYFLLVGVVAVLGTFGTAAFAGEGSFPALAHAALTGGESVRTFLGLDAANWFPVIGLLVLGGVIGKSSQFPLHTWLPDAMEGPTPVSALIHAATMVAAGVYLVARMYGFYALLPQVLAVIAVVGAFTALFAATMALVKREIKQVLAYSTISQYGYIMLGLGAGGYVAGVFHLLTHATFKALLFLGAGAVIVAMHHDEDMWNMGGLRDRMPVVYYAFLSGSLALAGIVPFAGFWSKDAVLYHALAVGLDGNPAILLAYVLGLVAVVFTGFYTFRMVVLTFHGEPRSSAAENADAASLSMRVPVAVLGVGALLVGLLNVDTFAEYIPHEYLLLEQWLIGPEELTSAEHYATLVHDVAGFHEAGVSMLASAGISLVVALVGVAAALALYRGEPVEHTDKLGPAKTVLYNNYYQDEFQVWLADGVAQPVARAVDRFDGAVVDGVVNAASSVSLFAGSRVKRIQDGHASHYVAYAATGIVLLAVALGLYGGWF is encoded by the coding sequence ATGTCGGAACTAGCTAATCTCGCGACCGCCGTACCGCTCCTCCCGTTCGTCGCGTTCCTCATCGCGCTGCTCGCGGGACACTACCTGCCGCGCGTCCTCCCGAAACAGGGCGCGGTGCCGGGCGTCATCGCGACCGCCGGGTCGCTCCTCCTCTCCGCCTGGCTCGCCCTCTCGGTCGCCGGCGGCGAAGTCATCAACGAGACCGTGTGGACGTGGGTCGCGCCCACCGGGGAGACCTACGGGCTCTCCTTCGGCGTGCTCGTCGACCCGCTCTCCGCCCTCATGGCGGTCATCGTCTCCACCGTCGCGCTCCTCGTCTTCGTCTTCAGCCTCGGCTACATGAACGACGAGGGCGAGCCCGGTCTCCCGCGGTACTACGCGGGCCTCGCGCTCTTCTCGGCGAGCATGCTCGCGTTCACGCTGTCGACGACGCTCGTGCAGGCGTTCGTCTTCTTCGAGCTCGTCGGCTTCTGCTCGTGGTGGCTCATCGGCCACTGGTTCCGCGAACCCGGCCCCGCGAGCGCCGCGAAGAAGGCCTTCCTGGTGACGCGCTTCGGCGACTACTTCCTGCTCGTCGGCGTCGTCGCCGTCCTCGGCACGTTCGGCACCGCCGCGTTCGCGGGCGAGGGGTCGTTCCCCGCGCTCGCCCACGCCGCCCTCACCGGCGGCGAGTCGGTGCGGACGTTCCTCGGTCTCGACGCGGCGAACTGGTTCCCCGTCATCGGGCTGCTCGTGCTCGGCGGCGTCATCGGGAAATCGAGTCAGTTCCCGCTCCACACCTGGCTCCCCGACGCGATGGAGGGCCCGACGCCGGTCTCCGCGCTCATCCACGCCGCGACGATGGTCGCCGCCGGCGTCTACCTCGTCGCGCGCATGTACGGGTTCTACGCCCTGCTCCCGCAGGTCCTCGCCGTCATCGCGGTCGTCGGCGCGTTCACCGCGCTCTTCGCCGCGACGATGGCGCTCGTCAAGCGCGAAATCAAGCAGGTGCTCGCGTACTCCACCATCAGCCAATACGGCTACATCATGCTCGGCCTCGGCGCTGGCGGCTACGTCGCCGGCGTCTTCCACCTGCTCACGCACGCGACGTTCAAAGCGCTCCTCTTCCTCGGCGCGGGTGCCGTCATCGTGGCGATGCACCACGACGAGGACATGTGGAACATGGGCGGGCTCAGAGACCGCATGCCGGTCGTCTACTACGCGTTCCTCTCCGGGTCGCTCGCGCTCGCCGGTATCGTGCCCTTCGCGGGCTTCTGGTCGAAGGACGCCGTCCTCTACCACGCGCTCGCCGTCGGCCTCGACGGCAACCCCGCGATCCTGCTCGCGTACGTCCTCGGCCTCGTCGCCGTGGTCTTCACGGGCTTCTACACCTTCCGCATGGTCGTCCTCACCTTCCACGGTGAGCCGCGGAGCAGCGCCGCCGAGAACGCGGACGCCGCCTCGCTCTCCATGCGGGTTCCGGTCGCCGTGCTCGGCGTCGGCGCGCTCCTCGTCGGCCTCCTGAACGTCGACACCTTCGCCGAGTACATCCCGCACGAATACCTCCTCCTCGAACAGTGGCTCATCGGCCCCGAGGAGCTCACGAGCGCCGAACACTACGCGACGCTCGTCCACGACGTCGCCGGGTTCCACGAAGCCGGCGTGTCGATGCTCGCCTCCGCGGGCATCTCCCTCGTCGTCGCGCTCGTCGGCGTCGCCGCCGCGCTCGCCCTCTACCGCGGCGAGCCCGTCGAGCACACCGACAAGCTCGGCCCCGCGAAGACCGTACTGTACAACAACTACTACCAGGACGAGTTCCAGGTCTGGCTCGCGGACGGCGTCGCACAGCCCGTCGCCCGCGCTGTCGACCGATTCGACGGCGCAGTCGTCGACGGCGTCGTGAACGCCGCGTCGAGCGTCAGCCTGTTCGCCGGGTCGCGCGTCAAACGCATCCAGGACGGACACGCGAGCCACTACGTCGCGTACGCCGCGACCGGCATCGTCCTGCTCGCGGTCGCCCTCGGTCTCTACGGGGGGTGGTTCTAG
- a CDS encoding complex I subunit 4 family protein: MLLELLLAVTLVGAAAVLLAPESWAERLAYYASLLPLLGSLALYASFDATGNALTGRPAFETQIPWFEFGGVAASFHLGLDGLSLPLVILTTLLTTVAIFASRPYVAEKKRVYYALLLFTEFSLIGVFSALDFLLWFVFWEFVLAPLYLLVSMYGGPRRTYAAIKFFVYTNVASLVLFLGVSALVYASGTPSFDLGAIAAAAGTGMGTYYGVPVAQLAFALLFFGFAVKSAFVPVHTWLPDVYVEAPTPVTVVLAGVVTKMGTYSLVRFNYTMLPEVAQQWAPYIAGVATLTVLYGAFVALSQQDAKRLVAYTSIPSMGFLLLGLAAGTPYGLAGAGFQMVSHGLLIAVLFLGVGILERVTGTRTIDKLSGLADRLPVTAAVVVAGAFGYMGLPLLSGFAAEFLVFTGSFAATYPGAQVITAVAMFGIVVVAGYLLYFLQRVLFGPFAHDVDGDLGTPSFYEVAPAVVLVVLAVALGTAPDLVLGAIQSAVHPLAAALGGGL, from the coding sequence ATGCTACTCGAACTCCTACTCGCCGTCACCCTCGTCGGTGCCGCAGCCGTCCTGCTCGCCCCCGAATCGTGGGCGGAACGCCTCGCGTACTACGCGAGCCTGCTCCCGCTCCTCGGGAGCCTCGCGCTCTACGCGTCCTTCGACGCGACCGGGAACGCGCTTACAGGCCGGCCGGCGTTCGAGACGCAGATTCCGTGGTTCGAGTTCGGCGGCGTCGCGGCGAGCTTCCACCTCGGCCTCGACGGCCTGAGCCTCCCGCTCGTCATCCTCACCACGCTCCTGACGACCGTCGCAATCTTCGCGAGCCGCCCGTACGTCGCGGAGAAGAAGCGCGTCTACTACGCGCTCCTCCTCTTCACGGAGTTCTCCCTCATCGGCGTGTTCTCCGCGCTCGACTTCCTCCTCTGGTTCGTCTTCTGGGAGTTCGTCCTCGCGCCGCTCTACCTCCTCGTCTCGATGTACGGCGGCCCGCGGCGGACGTACGCCGCGATCAAGTTCTTCGTCTACACGAACGTCGCGAGCCTCGTCCTCTTCCTCGGCGTGTCCGCGCTCGTCTACGCGAGCGGCACGCCCTCCTTCGACCTCGGCGCAATCGCCGCGGCCGCCGGGACGGGGATGGGGACGTACTACGGCGTCCCCGTGGCGCAGCTCGCGTTCGCCCTGCTCTTCTTCGGGTTCGCCGTGAAGAGCGCGTTCGTCCCCGTGCACACCTGGCTGCCGGACGTCTACGTCGAAGCGCCGACGCCCGTCACCGTCGTCCTCGCGGGCGTCGTGACGAAGATGGGGACGTACTCGCTCGTCCGCTTCAACTACACGATGCTCCCCGAGGTCGCCCAGCAGTGGGCCCCCTACATCGCGGGCGTCGCGACGCTCACCGTCCTCTACGGCGCGTTCGTCGCGCTCAGCCAGCAGGACGCGAAACGCCTCGTCGCCTACACGTCCATCCCCTCGATGGGTTTCTTACTGCTCGGCCTCGCCGCCGGCACGCCGTACGGGCTCGCCGGCGCGGGCTTCCAGATGGTGAGCCACGGCCTCCTCATCGCCGTGCTCTTCCTCGGCGTCGGCATCCTCGAACGCGTCACGGGGACGCGCACTATCGACAAGCTGTCCGGGCTCGCCGACCGCCTCCCCGTCACCGCGGCCGTCGTCGTGGCGGGCGCGTTCGGCTACATGGGCCTCCCGCTCCTCAGCGGGTTCGCCGCGGAGTTCCTCGTCTTCACGGGCTCCTTCGCCGCGACCTACCCCGGCGCGCAGGTCATCACGGCCGTCGCGATGTTCGGCATCGTCGTCGTCGCCGGCTACCTGCTCTACTTCCTCCAGCGCGTCCTCTTCGGGCCGTTCGCGCACGACGTCGACGGCGACCTCGGCACGCCCTCGTTCTACGAGGTCGCGCCGGCGGTCGTTCTCGTCGTGCTCGCGGTCGCGCTCGGGACCGCGCCGGACCTCGTGCTCGGCGCGATTCAATCCGCCGTCCACCCGCTCGCGGCGGCACTCGGAGGTGGTCTCTAG
- a CDS encoding NADH-quinone oxidoreductase subunit N, with amino-acid sequence MTDALFTLPALTPVYLFGLTALLVLGIDTLAPAARKNGLLAATTALGALAATGVAAWFLGKPGTSSSVFTPFENAIVVDPFALFFVALFGVVTALVAVASYDYVRDLPHQASYYALVLLAGTGMALMAVANDLAAVFIALELVSLPSYALVAYLKHNEGSVEGALKYFLVGALSSATMLYGVSLVYGATGTMRLGGIADAVTSGTPGGLLGLGVVLVAVGFLFKTASVPVHFWAPEAYEGAPAPVSAFLSSASKAAGFAAAFRVFTVAFPLSAVSATVDWALLFAVLAAVTMTLGNFAAATQTNVKRMLAYSSIGQAGYVLIGLAAVAGSVDSQVVGASMTHLFVYGFMNTGAFLFVALVEHWGVGRTFADYDGLAKRAPVACAAMTVVLFSLAGLPVGAGFLSKYVLFLSAWGAGFGWLVAIAIVNSALSVFYYSRVVKAMWVNDADDGFDLPGTPAGLYAGVLAAAVGTVLLLGGFGAVYETAQHAASLL; translated from the coding sequence ATGACTGATGCACTGTTCACACTCCCCGCGCTCACCCCGGTCTACCTGTTCGGGCTGACCGCGCTCCTCGTCCTCGGTATCGACACGCTCGCGCCCGCCGCGCGGAAGAACGGCCTGCTCGCCGCGACGACCGCGCTCGGCGCGCTCGCCGCGACCGGCGTCGCCGCCTGGTTCCTCGGGAAACCCGGCACGTCGAGTTCGGTGTTCACGCCGTTCGAGAACGCCATCGTCGTCGACCCGTTCGCGCTGTTCTTCGTCGCGCTCTTCGGCGTCGTCACCGCGCTCGTCGCCGTCGCGAGCTACGACTACGTCCGCGACCTGCCACACCAGGCGTCCTACTACGCGCTCGTCCTCCTCGCGGGGACGGGGATGGCGCTGATGGCGGTCGCGAACGACCTCGCCGCCGTCTTCATCGCGCTCGAACTCGTCAGCCTCCCCTCGTACGCGCTCGTCGCGTACCTCAAACACAACGAGGGGAGCGTCGAAGGCGCGTTAAAGTACTTCCTCGTCGGCGCGCTGTCGTCGGCGACGATGCTCTACGGCGTCAGCCTCGTCTACGGCGCGACCGGGACGATGCGCCTCGGCGGTATCGCGGACGCCGTCACGTCGGGGACGCCCGGCGGCCTGCTCGGCCTCGGCGTCGTCCTCGTCGCCGTCGGCTTCCTCTTCAAGACCGCGTCCGTGCCCGTCCACTTCTGGGCACCGGAGGCCTACGAGGGCGCGCCCGCGCCCGTGTCGGCGTTCCTCTCCTCCGCCTCGAAGGCGGCCGGGTTCGCCGCCGCCTTCCGCGTGTTCACCGTCGCGTTCCCGCTCTCCGCGGTCTCCGCGACGGTCGACTGGGCGCTCCTCTTCGCCGTCCTCGCGGCGGTGACGATGACGCTCGGGAACTTCGCCGCGGCCACGCAGACGAACGTCAAACGCATGCTCGCCTACTCCAGCATCGGGCAGGCGGGCTACGTCCTCATCGGCCTCGCCGCCGTCGCCGGGAGCGTCGACTCCCAGGTCGTCGGCGCGTCGATGACGCACCTCTTCGTCTACGGCTTCATGAACACCGGCGCGTTCCTCTTCGTCGCCCTCGTCGAACACTGGGGCGTCGGCCGGACCTTCGCGGACTACGACGGCCTCGCGAAGCGCGCGCCCGTCGCCTGCGCCGCGATGACCGTCGTGCTGTTCAGCCTCGCCGGCCTCCCCGTCGGCGCGGGCTTCCTCTCGAAGTACGTCCTCTTCCTCTCCGCGTGGGGCGCAGGCTTCGGCTGGCTCGTCGCCATCGCCATCGTGAACAGCGCGCTCTCCGTCTTCTACTACTCCCGCGTCGTCAAGGCGATGTGGGTGAACGACGCCGACGACGGCTTCGACCTCCCCGGGACGCCCGCCGGCCTCTACGCCGGTGTCCTCGCCGCCGCCGTCGGCACCGTCCTCCTCCTCGGCGGCTTCGGCGCGGTCTACGAGACCGCCCAGCACGCCGCCAGCCTCCTCTGA
- a CDS encoding DHH family phosphoesterase, which produces MVTRLLLGCGATGHDVLDRIEGWHGDVLVLDPDASRVESLRNEKTPAERVDVTDADALDEYDADIVFVASDDAGQNVAAARAADAAFADACCVGYTGLDATTQQRDALGAAADRVVSLGDALADRVADAASGSADARLRRLREVLADVEGTLGVFAHDNPDPDAIAAAVTLCRLAETVDVDAEACYFGDISHQENRAFVNLLDIELTNVEAGETPDFDAVALVDHSHPGVNDQLDPDTEISVVVDHHPSAEEPDADFVDVRVDAGSTSTILVDYLERFNVDFDRDIATALLYGIRVDTDDFRREVSVADFEAAATLTEHADWDVLERIETPSVSADTLDVIATAIGEREVRGNVLSTCVGRINDRDALAQAADRLLAMQGLSVTFVYGFMDGTVYASARARGADVDLGEALRTAFDEMGSAGGHADMAGAQLDLGLFDQVEEDAEETLRAMLEESVGGRFFEAVQSR; this is translated from the coding sequence ATGGTGACGCGTCTGCTCTTGGGCTGTGGGGCGACCGGCCACGACGTCCTCGACCGCATCGAGGGCTGGCACGGGGACGTCCTCGTCCTCGACCCGGACGCGAGCCGCGTGGAGTCACTGCGGAACGAGAAGACGCCGGCGGAGCGCGTGGACGTCACCGACGCGGACGCGCTCGACGAGTACGACGCGGACATCGTCTTCGTCGCGAGCGACGACGCCGGGCAGAACGTCGCCGCGGCGCGCGCCGCGGACGCCGCGTTCGCTGACGCGTGCTGCGTCGGCTACACGGGCCTCGACGCGACGACCCAGCAGCGGGACGCGCTCGGGGCCGCGGCGGACCGCGTCGTCTCGCTCGGCGACGCGCTCGCGGACCGAGTGGCGGACGCCGCGAGCGGGAGCGCGGACGCGCGCCTCCGCCGCCTCCGCGAAGTACTCGCGGACGTGGAGGGGACGCTCGGCGTGTTCGCGCACGACAACCCCGACCCGGACGCCATCGCGGCGGCCGTGACGCTCTGCCGCCTCGCGGAGACCGTCGACGTCGACGCGGAGGCCTGCTACTTCGGCGACATCAGCCACCAGGAGAACCGCGCGTTCGTCAACCTCCTCGACATCGAGCTCACGAACGTCGAAGCGGGCGAGACGCCGGATTTCGACGCGGTCGCGCTCGTCGACCACTCGCACCCGGGCGTGAACGACCAGCTCGACCCGGACACCGAGATCTCCGTCGTCGTCGACCACCACCCGAGCGCCGAGGAGCCGGACGCGGACTTCGTGGACGTCCGGGTGGACGCGGGGTCGACGAGCACGATCCTCGTGGACTACCTCGAACGGTTCAACGTCGACTTCGACCGCGACATCGCGACCGCGCTCCTCTACGGGATTCGCGTCGACACCGACGACTTCCGCCGAGAGGTGAGCGTCGCGGACTTCGAGGCCGCGGCCACGCTCACCGAGCACGCCGACTGGGACGTCCTCGAACGCATCGAGACGCCGAGCGTCTCCGCCGACACCCTCGACGTCATCGCGACCGCTATCGGCGAACGCGAAGTCCGCGGGAACGTCCTCTCGACGTGCGTCGGCCGCATCAACGACCGGGACGCGCTCGCGCAGGCCGCCGACCGCCTGCTCGCGATGCAGGGGCTCTCCGTGACGTTCGTCTACGGGTTCATGGACGGGACGGTGTACGCGTCGGCGCGCGCTCGCGGCGCGGACGTCGACCTCGGTGAGGCGCTCCGCACCGCCTTCGACGAGATGGGGAGCGCGGGCGGACACGCGGACATGGCGGGCGCGCAACTCGACCTCGGCCTCTTCGACCAAGTCGAGGAGGACGCCGAGGAGACGCTCCGCGCGATGCTGGAGGAATCCGTCGGCGGCCGGTTCTTCGAGGCCGTGCAGTCCCGGTAG